The following proteins come from a genomic window of Phycodurus eques isolate BA_2022a chromosome 9, UOR_Pequ_1.1, whole genome shotgun sequence:
- the irg1l gene encoding immunoresponsive gene 1, like, with product MYNNIKKIYSPLQKGIRPMWVVRGLHKSAVEVLKYPAHEDTVTATFGKFISEVKPQHLSPVVLHRSKRMVLDSIGVGLLGSTTDVFQLALQHSQLMYAHHDVSSVYGPEGIKLSPTLAAFVNGVATHAMDFDDTWHPATHPSGAVLPAVLALSDMMPADGKPSGLDFLLAFNVGIEIQGRLMRFSNEAHNIPKRFHPPSVVGTMGSAAACASLLSLTPSECSHALAIAASLSGAPMANAATQSKPMHIGNASRLGMEAAILASQGLQASQLVLDAVEGVAGFNAFYKDYKPQHLKSPNDGDHVFLLEGQDIAFKRFPAHLAMHWVADAAASVHKHLVGFGPGTVSSAHIQAILLRVPNSKYINRAFPESDHQARHSFQFNACSALLDGEVKVQSFTPAAMARAELLQLLRRVRVEHPYDNPANFDRMYGEVQVALVGGDILRGRCDTFYGHWRKPLTDESLRKKFRNNAGAVLPEDKVERLIQIVQEMEKLNDCTPLLSQLQ from the exons atgtataataatataaaaaaaatatattcaccgCTGCAGAAAGGCATCAGACCAATGTGGGTTGTCAGAGGACTGCACAAGTCTGCAGTGGAGG TCTTGAAGTACCCCGCCCATGAGGACACGGTCACGGCGACTTTTGGAAAGTTCATCAGTGAAGTGAAGCCTCAACACTTGTCCCCTGTGGTCCTTCATCGCAGTAAGAGGATGGTGCTGGACAGTATTGGAGTTGGTCTCCTTGGCAGCACAACAGATGTCTTTCAACTGGCTCTGCAGCACTCCCAG CTCATGTACGCTCATCATGACGTCAGCTCTGTCTACGGACCCGAGGGCATCAAGCTCTCGCCAACACTGGCAGCTTTTGTCAACGGTGTGGCG ACTCACGCCATGGACTTTGATGATACATGGCACCCTGCCACTCATCCCTCAGGAGCTGTGCTTCCTGCTGTGCTGGCTCTAAGCGACATGATGCCTGCCGACGGCAAACCCAGTGGCCTGGACTTCCTGCTGGCTTTCAATGTTGGCATTGAGATCCAGGGACGTCTCATGAGGTTCTCTAATGAGGCCCATAACATTCCCAAGAG GTTTCACCCTCCCAGTGTGGTGGGGACAATGGGAAGTGCAGCAGCCTGTGCTAGCCTCTTGTCGCTGACTCCATCCGAGTGCAGTCATGCCTTAGCCATTGCTGCGTCTCTCTCTGGAGCCCCGATGGCTAACGCTGCAACTCAGTCCAAACCCATGCACATAGGCAATGCCTCCCGCCTGGGGATGGAGGCTGCTATACTGGCCTCTCAAGGACTTCAGGCAAGCCAGCTTGTCCTGGATGCTGTGGAAGGAGTTGCTGGTTTCAATGCTTTCTACAAAGACTACAAGCCACAGCATTTGAAATCACCTAACGATGGTGACCATGTATTCTTGCTAGAAGGGCAGGATATAGCTTTCAAGCGCTTCCCTGCACATCTGGCCATGCACTGGGTGGCAGACGCTGCGGCCTCAGTGCACAAGCACCTTGTGGGCTTTGGTCCTGGCACTGTGTCTTCGGCTCACATTCAGGCCATCCTTCTCAGAGTTCCCAACTCAAAATACATAAACAGGGCTTTCCCAGAGTCGGACCACCAGGCCCGCCATTCTTTCCAGTTCAACGCTTGCAGTGCTCTCTTGGATGGTGAGGTGAAAGTGCAGTCCTTCACCCCTGCAGCCATGGCTCGTGCTGAGCTCCTCCAGTTGCTGAGGCGTGTCCGTGTGGAGCATCCCTATGACAACCCTGCCAATTTCGATCGCATGTATGGTGAAGTCCAAGTAGCACTTGTCGGGGGAGACATTCTGAGAGGGCGCTGCGACACATTTTATGGTCACTGGCGCAAACCACTAACCGATGAGAGCCTGCGAAAGAAGTTCAGGAATAATGCAGGGGCTGTGCTTCCCGAAGATAAAGTTGAGAGACTGATTCAAATAGTGCAAGAGATGGAAAAACTCAACGACTGTACGCCCCTTCTCTCACAACTGCAGTGA
- the glod5 gene encoding LOW QUALITY PROTEIN: glyoxalase domain-containing protein 5 (The sequence of the model RefSeq protein was modified relative to this genomic sequence to represent the inferred CDS: inserted 2 bases in 1 codon; deleted 2 bases in 1 codon), which yields MALIVVPAEPRSTRNIGDKSWWTNVEATAFSYNTIVVFRRAANRLWPVQRSLCLKAFAPTQEAVKRKGTCPIEVSPVDYFVLTVKSVQDTIRFYTSSALGTEVVTFKGNRKALGFHHLGKEFEPKAKYPTPGSADXCQIKRKTLTTVAAHLKVCRVQIEEGPVDRTGAVGTITLLYFQNPDDNLIEVSNYHQETSQ from the exons atgGCCCTGATTGTGGTCCCAgcagaaccgcgaagcacacgtaacatcggcgacaagagttg GTGGACAAACGTGGAAGCCACTGCTTTTAGCTACAATACAATAGTGGTATTTCGGAGAGCTGCCAATCGTCTTTGGCCCGTCCAAAGGAGTTTGTGTCTG AAAGCCTTCGCTCCAACGCAAGAAGCTGTTAAACGCAAGGGGACGTGTCCGATAGAAGTGAGTCCTGTGGACTATTTCGTGCTGACAGTGAAAAGTGTACAGGACACCATCAGGTTCTATACGTCA TCTGCTCTGGGCACGGAGGTTGTCACGTTCAAG GGAAACCGTAAAGCTCTGGGATTCCATCATCTCGGCAAGGAGTTTGAGCCCAAAGCAAAGTACCCAACTCCAGGCTCTGCAGA TTgtcaaattaaaagaaaaactctAACTACTGTTGCTGCACACTTGAAG GTGTGTAGAGTGCAGATAGAGGAGGGCCCAGTGGATAGGACTGGAGCAGTGGGGACAATCACGTTACTATACTTCCAAAATCCAGATGACAACCTCATTGAAGTGTCCAATTATCACCAAGAAACATCACAATAA
- the rlim gene encoding E3 ubiquitin-protein ligase RLIM, translating to MEGSDSSEQSGSDQPESQRRSQLDRLDREEAFYQFVNNLSDDDYRLMRDNNLLGTPGEATEDELFSRLQNIKNGAEQQTNTPSSENLEEPSEQPETSEDPANGDSLLEWLNTVRRTGNTTRTGHRGNQSWRAVSQTNPNSGDFRFSLEISVNRNLAEQQAAAEGEQQPPESQEVDGNAEPPVLMETGVVEERVVEEMAVIVGPEPEPEPEPEPEPEPEPEPEPEAEPEAEPEPEAEPEPEPEPEPEPEPEPEPEPEPEPEPEPEPEPEPEPEREEIVSNETHAGPPSSPVVVSVQPTLSLSLRRGHRRARSRSSEPCRTRARTARSRSPLRSDQMEELPNPRFAHTSEGPSTDTSAPRALQVEGSSRTRQHVLSRQSGAESDIQQPRVETEQTPETQSVASHEGESGVEGGAAGRRPPTIMLDLQVRRVRPGEYRQRDSIASRTRSRSQNSNNTFLYESERGGFRRTFSRSERAGVRTYVSTIRIPIRRISDASLGEATSMALQSMIRQIMTGFGELGYLMDSDSDSSDSNRGASASADLAEHSNNPDATAPAAPVVDEPPVATGVRARTVETDMDEGLATTPPAPGGRARPRAPINLEEPSSLPLLRLAHFFLLNDEDEDQPQGLTKEQIDNLAMRNFGESDALKTCSVCITEYAEGNKLRKLPCSHEYHVHCIDRWLSENSTCPICRRAVLVSTNRESVV from the exons GAGAGGCAACAGAGGATGAGCTGTTCAGTAGACTTCAGAATATCAAAAATGGTGCAGAGCAACAGACGAACACGCCCAGTTCAGAAAATTTAGAAGAGCCAAGTG AACAACCTGAAACCTCAGAAGATCCTGCTAATGGCGATAGTCTCCTAGAATGGCTGAACACAGTGAGGCGCACAGGCAACACAACCAGAACTGGTCATCGTGGAAACCAGTCATGGAGGGCAGTAAGTCAGACCAACCCAAACAGTGGAGACTTTCGCTTCAGCCTGGAAATCAGCGTGAATCGCAACTTAGCTGAGCAGCAGGCCGCTGCTGAAGGAGAACAACAGCCTCCAGAGTCTCAAGAAGTAGATGGAAATGCTGAACCACCTGTTCTCATGGAGACAGGAGTGGTAGAAGAACGAGTTGTTGAGGAGATGGCTGTCATAGTAGGACCAGAGCCTGAGCCCGAGCCCGAGCCCGAGCCTGAGCCTGAGCCTGAGCCTGAGCCTGAGCCCGAGGCTGAGCCTGAGGCTGAGCCAGAGCCTGAGGCTGAGCCAGAGCCAGAGCCAGAGCCAGAGCCAGAGCCAGAGCCAGAGCCTGAGCCTGAGCCAGAGCCTGAGCCAGAGCCAGAGCCAGAGCCTGAGCCAGAGCCTGAGCCTGAACGGGAAGAGATTGTTTCAAATGAGACGCATGCAGGTCCTCCCAGCTCACCAGTTGTTGTGTCAGTTCAACCTACGCTTTCTCTGTCTCTACGTAGAGGACATAGGAGAGCTCGCAGCCGCAGTTCAGAACCATGCAGAACCAGGGCTCGTACAGCCAGGAGCCGTTCCCCTCTCCGTTCAGATCAGATGGAAGAGCTGCCTAATCCCCGCTTTGCTCATACATCTGAAGGACCTAGCACCGATACCAGTGCTCCACGTGCGCTTCAAGTGGAGGGTAGTTCTCGGACTCGACAGCATGTGCTTTCTAGACAAAGTGGTGCTGAGAGTGATATTCAGCAGCCCAGGGTTGAAACTGAACAAACTCCTGAAACCCAAAGTGTTGCTTCTCATGAAGGAGAAAGTGGAGTTGAAGGTGGTGCAGCTGGACGAAGGCCACCTACTATAATGCTTGATCTTCAGGTGCGTCGGGTGCGTCCAGGCGAATATCGCCAAAGGGACAGCATTGCCAGTCGTACACGTTCGCGGTCACAGAACTCAAACAACACATTTCTTTATGAAAGTGAGCGTGGTGGATTTCGTAGGACTTTCTCACGCTCTGAGCGTGCTGGTGTCCGGACCTATGTCAGTACAATTCGTATCCCTATCCGTAGAATTTCGGATGCAAGTTTGGGAGAGGCGACCTCAATGGCTCTCCAGTCTATGATTCGACAGATCATGACTGGCTTCGGTGAGCTCGGCTACCTCATGGATTCTGACTCAGATTCTTCCGATTCCAACCGTGGAGCCAGTGCATCCGCAGATTTGGCTGAACACTCCAATAACCCAGATGCCACCGCTCCTGCTGCTCCTGTTGTAGATGAACCACCTGTGGCTACTGGAGTCAGAGCAAGGACAGTTGAGACCGATATGGATGAAGGACTTGCCACTACCCCTCCAGCCCCTGGTGGCAGGGCTAGACCCAGAGCCCCTATCAACCTTGAGGAGCCAAGCTCATTGCCCCTCCTCCGACTGGCTCACTTCTTCCTATTAAATGATGAAGATGAGGACCAACCCCAAGGGCTGACCAAAGAACAGATTGACAACCTTGCCATGCGCAACTTTGGCGAAAGTGACGCCTTGAAGACTTGCAGTGTCTGTATAACAGAGTATGCGGAAGGAAACAAGCTGCGGAAGCTTCCTTGCTCCCATGAGTATCACGTGCATTGCATCGATCGCTGGCTGTCGGAAAACTCCACCTGCCCCATCTGTCGCAGGGCTGTTCTGGTGTCTACTAATAGAGAGAGTGTAGTGTAG